GTTGCTTAAcattaatcaatcaaatctttAACAAAGCTAATAGATCTTGATAGCATATTACAAAAGAGGATCtaagttcaaaattttaaattattttaaatatataaatataaatagattaaaCAACTAAAGAAGTGATCTTTGAGTCAACAATATAATATGTAGAAGAATCTTAGCTCATGACACTCACACGTGTGCCAGATCTAACTtgctcattttttatacatcacaaataatttaaatatattaataaaatgtttaataaatttgagttgagtaGAGTAGCTTaaatggtttgaatttgaatttaattacaGAGTGAACAAGTTAAGTTTTGactcattttcataaaataagttaaatttatattaattcaaattaaatataaaattaactttttttgaGTTAAGTTCGAGATTTAATTTatcgatttttttttaatttaaaccacCATTGAATTTACCCTTGTCCAATCTTAatctaaattgaatttaatcttaatttgataattgataatattatttatcatattagtaatattttgataatatttagataattcaaattcaacatattaaatttgaattaaattatattcaaattcgattcgattcaaatccGATATTAGGTATCTTTAATAtactaatgaaaaaaatatgacatcattgtacttaacccaaaaaaaattgtGGGCCAAGAAAGCCCATAGAAAGCCCCACAGCCAATGATTTCTAAATGAGTACGTCATCAAAAGAAACCCGCGAATCAAAAGCCCACGAGCCGGCCCACACAAAAAAATTTACGTGCAGCACAAGTGTCTTCATCTATTGCCGTGTGTGACCTTTGTTATTCCTATAAATCCATCAAAGCCGGCAATCTTCTATCAATAAATCCGAATTATGTGTCAAAAAAATGTGTTTCTCTTGTCCTCTCTGTTTCTTCGTTTCCTCTGAAGGTGGCCTCtaaattttgctttaaaaattattatttttttggaattttcttaATCCTTTTTCAGCCCAGATTCATACCGTCTGTGATACTtcgatttgaattgatttttgatCTGTTTTTGGGGTTTAATCAACTgagttaatatttattttgggtgATTTGTATTgggttttgattgaaaaaaggATCTTTATTTGCCATGTTCTATATGCCGAACTCAATCTCGCTCTGCAATTCCATTGACCAAAGCTTAAGGATGGCTAATTGTATGAGTTCAAgtgattttaatccaaaatcaaGGCAGAAAAAGATACCCAGTCCGCAAAATTGTTCAAAAGCACCCCCTTGTGAAGGATCAAGGTTTAGATCAGCTGTTATTGATGTGGTAATTTTGCTGGCTGTTATAACTGCTTGTGGCTTCTTGCTGTTTCCTTATGTTAAGGTTGTAATATCTACATCACTTGAAGTATTTGTGCCCGTGTTTTATCTCGTTAAAGAGGAGGTGATTAGTAACCCAATTATATATGCATCAATAGGGCTTAGCGTTTGTTGTGTTGCCATAGCTGCTTGGATAGTTATTTTGTGTACAACAAGGAAATGCGGGAATCCTAATTGCAAGGGCTTGAGGAAGGCTGCTGAATTCGATATTCAGTTGGAGACTGAGGAGTGTGTCAAGAATTCTGATGCTTTGGTTAAGGAAAGTGGTGGTGGTGCTGCTGGCGGTGTTAAGAAAGGATTGTTTGAATTGCCTCGAGATCACCATAAAGAATTAGAGGCCGAGCTTAAGAAGATGGCGCCCCCTAATGGCCGTGCAGTGCTTATTTTCCGTGCAAGGTGTGGATGTTCTGTTGGGAGATTGGAAGTTCCGGGATTGAAGAAGCATAAAAAGATCAAGAAGTAGGAATTAAATAAGGGATTGGGTTTGGGTAGGGAGGGTAATTCAATCACTACAGGAGTTGTCATAATGAACAGAGGTGTGGCTTTTGCTTCTCTGGTTAGTTGTTTCAGAACAATATATATTGTTGTTAAATAAAGTTCATCATGGCAATAAGTTGTAAGGGATTATACACAGTTGGTTATAGTGggaatataagaatatttttcttgcatttatttaatctggttttttttttttttatgtgcttCTTTTAAGTTTGTGATATGGTTTGGattctgaatttttttgttttaatatttgtagTTGTTGTCTATCAGATTCATTTATTGGATTGGATTGTTCTTAAAGTTAAGATTTGTATACAGATTCAACTTTTTGCATAATTTGTTTTTGATCTTCTTAATCGGTGTAAGGTATATTTAAACATTGGTTAAATACATAGACGGTAACTTAGAGTTGGCGAACAATGAAAAGTTGTATACACTTCCTTTTCCTTGGGATTTATGGGATGAAAAGATCAGTCTGTTAtacatttaaaatcattttttgtaGGGTACAGTGATTATATAGTTGGTAGGTCTCAGAGCTAGATGATGATTTTATAAGTGCAATTTATGGAACTCTGGGCATACTTTAGTGTCATTAGGGATGTTTCCTGACTTTATACTGTTAATGATTGAGAATAAAGTTAGTCCTCCATTTTAATTGAATGATGGAGAACAATATGTAATCATGAGTTGATCAAAACTGAACTTCTAATATGACGAGTTGTTACAATGTAAGTGTCCTTTAACATGCATATTTTTGGATGGGCATCATGTTGCTTGAGTTCAAGCACTTATCTAActtcatattatttttctagtcagtaataaaaataaagtattgaAACCTGTAGGAGTATGTATGCCTAAATGCGATGATGTAGATTCTTAGGACATATGTCAGCACTTAAAATTTTAGATCCGGATTTGGTATTTCTAACCATAGTTGAAAGGAAGTTTGAAGCATTGGACATGATGTGGAAAGGAATTCATATAGAAATGGTAACAATTTGGCTGAGTATGCTATACAGtgactttgttttgtttgttatgGATGTATTGCTTTTTCATAGAACTCCTTTTATACCAAAAGGTGACGGCTGCTGCACAAGGGTTCTATTTCCGACTCTTCTACAAATTGGTATgtagtaagttttaaaaagttgatcttgaaaaacaaacaacaaagtttccttgtaatttaaattgtaatgtcgaaaatatttttttgctgTCAAGAATTTGACGATTTTCTGCAAGTTATTCCTGCAAAATTGAGGAGCCATCCATTATGAAATTCTTTCTTTTGATGGAATTGATTTTTCCTTCTAAATGTTGGAACTACATAATTTCTCTTTGTTAGAATCTAAAACTCATCCATTTGAATAGTTCCCATTTCCCTGTTTCAgtaatcctttttttttttttttttttttcgggtaATTCTGTTTCATTAATCTCTGCTCTCTAAAAGTTGAAGTTTTTGTTTCACACACAGTCTTCTTCCCTCAGTAGCGTTAAATACATTCAtacatgaaaaaattataaactgaaTCTGGTAATGAGGGCAGACATCGTGGTTATTATTAGCTTTTGGAAAACAACCCTGATGTAGAGCTAGAGAGGGTTTATATGAGGCTTTTACAAGGTCATCCTTCAAATTCCATGTTCATCACTCTCCTTTTTTGTATTATAAGCTTGTTTGACTTGAAATGTATTTCAGtgattttacttattatatgCTGCAACACTGGCTAGATCTAGTTCACATGCTTTCTCTTCTGCTTTTTGCATCTACATCCTTCTTCATGTTCAGTTGTGCGTGTGTGTACATATATTATCCTTCTGACCCTTTGTGTAATCTACTGTAAGCTATTATTTTAGGAGAAATAAAACACTGTAGtgatcaaccaaaaaaaaaaaaaagtaaacctAATTTTAGTTTGACTAACTTGTCTTGTTCTACCAAAAAGAGTGCAGATTTTCTATCTAGGATTATGCTTGAAACCCTGTTGTAACCTAAGCTGGAGTTACTGTTCATGCTGTTCAAATTTCTCTGATTTAGTGGGATGCATAGACTACTTTCTTTCTTGTCTGCCTTTTCTGCTGTATTGCTTTTCAAAGCATCATGGCTTCCAATAGACAATTTGTTGGATACATGTACCTGAAATCCGGTACAGGCGTTCTAGGTGCAAAATAGGTGTTCCAATAGCATCACAAGCGTTCCAATGTTGTGAATGGGCGTTCCACTACAATCTCCAATTTTGGGAAGAATGTTGAACTGTTAAAGGAATAATTTCGTTGCTTTTTGAACGGCTATGAATTAAAGTTCCAGAACTGGAGTTCCATTGAATGAAATGGCCGTTCTGTTGCggatatgtgtgtgtgtgtgtgtgtatattcTTAATTCAAGGCCTCTATTAGTGGTGGCCACATGGTCTGCGAAGAGAAAAGGAACATGTTCATCGTCATGCCTCCTTGCAAAGTTAAAACAGAAAGAGATTGATTTGGGACTATTGAACCAACCATATTTATGCCACTTGGGCTTTCCATTCTCACAAATTTACATAGAGAAAGGGTTAAAGTTTCTTGTGGTCTGCAGTCAATGGGCTGCTGGCTTGGCATTCAAGTGCATGCCTCCACCATGATATCCATATTGACGATCTGCAAATTTCATCATTCTgcacttttttcttttgaattatgGTCTGATCAACACTTGAACACTTAAATTTTACCATTTGATACATGATTAGCCTGATCATATGGTGGTAAGATCATACATTGGACGGTGGAAATGGTTCGGCAACGATACCAAAACCAACTATTCCCCAGAATTCTATCACCACATGAAGTTGAACATTGAAATTGACATCAACACAAAGAGGGTTCCAAGATTCCTACTTTTCAAGGTTCATGTCCTTTTCTTTTGTATTGTGTAATTCAAGAACATATGCCAACCATCTTCACATCATACTTTACAAATCCAGAAAATTAAAAGAGTGTTTATTCATGTGATTTATTTCCATAAAGTTTTGAGAATCAATTCTAATTATAAACACTTTTTATAAGTTAGTCGTGTtcgaaaaaaaccctaatttcaaactAAACATCTATAAAATTGTAGAGTTTGACGAAAATTCTAATTTGAGACTTAACTTTCTAAAGTTGGAAGattttttatgtacaaaaaggaaaaaatctatgtaaaagtgtttaaaatttttgcttctcaaataaacattaaagtgtattttattttttaacataaggATCTATGAAGTATatgtttatttagaaaaaaaaaatataaccattttagacaaattttttatcgataaaaaatgaaaaatattaaactgTTAACACGAATTTTGTATtacaaaatactaaaaataaaactataatataatataaatctaaaGTAAAAATATCAATTCTGAAGAGTCATTTCAAAACATATCATAGTTGTGAagtggttttgaaaattatatatatttttttatacatttgaaacatataatttttaacaaatactTAAAATGACTCCctaatctttttaaatttgaataattattggAATTGcgttgaaaaataattttgaaaaatttcatcaaataaagtataaaatatctaaaaataataataaattaaattacttaaataatatttcacttaatttataattacaccaaaaaaatacaaaataaaaacaatccgGTCCGACGAGGAGCTATCTAAATAAACCGGGTTTAGCCCAAAAAAAATACCGAGCGACAAAAATGCTCTGcccatctctctctcttatctTTACTTCATTATCTGCTGATATATGAGGGTGAGAATGGAAGCTTTACAATTTTATAGACTCCATTGTATTTATCAAAATCAGAAAGGACTAAATAATAATACCACACCAGTATGAAAGCCACAAAAAATCTGTACTTGGTCACGCttattcattttcaataaaaattatattctctCTTTTAATCTAGAAACATCTAtgattttctctctttctatttCGTGTCTTTATCTACgatttagagtttagttttctttaatttttttcttgattttttgttttgatctgAGTCAAATTAGTTTCTCATCATTTTCCAACTTTCCTTGAGTACAAAATCCCAGGCTTCATTTATTGTTTATGATAAATTGATTTGAAGAAAGAGTTGAACTGAACCCTATCTGGGTTGAGCTCCAATGGATTCAACTCCGGTGGGCAGGCGGTTTGATATCTTGGAGATTTACCGACGATATTGTggtaaattaatgatttttttccctCAGTTTAGTTTGGATTCTTGGATTTGGTGCTTTTTAGTGCTTCTTTGCCTGAACATGATTTGGGTTCTTACATTTTAGTCTTTCATTTTGTTAATTGAagtaaagttttcatttttttttttaattttggagatTAAGTGACGATATTGTggtaaattaatgaatattgaGCCAGTTTAGTTTGGTTTCTTGGATTTGGTGCTTTTTAGTACTTCTTTGCCTGAACATGATTTGGGTTCTtacattttagtttttcatttgGTTAATTGAagtaaagttttcattttttttttttaatttttgtttatgttttgtatTCATTGTCTTTAATTATGATGTTGTGTCTCTTTGTTTGTGTTTTAATGGTCAAGAGtattatgttttgtttctttgcaAAAGCCAGCAATGTTGATGGTTCATAGTTGTTTTTAAAGAGTGTAGAAGGGAATcttttatatgattgaattttacttacagattgaagaagaaataaTAAGTGTATTGTGGTTTTGCACCTgcttaagaaaagaaaaacatcatttatctgatttttaaaattttcttgcaGACATTAAATCTCAAACTGTGAATGCTTATGAAGATGAAGGTTATAGACAAGATGAAGAGTTacaaaaaactaatttttcgaGGGAGGCATTGTCTGAGCTTTTGAACTTGGTTGTGTCAGCAGTACATACAGGGTACATATGTAACATGCTGATGCAATATGACcatttttgctttaaagatGATCATGATGGATCGTATGAAGCAGGGGAATGAAAAAAAGTGAACTGTATGCTTTTTTTGGGTCtactttgaaagaaaatttgaatgttaaaaTTCAGAGATTGTGACTTAACCTTTCAACTTAATCTAGTTTCTTAGTAGTTTGACTTTGATAGCTACTGTCTGCCCCTAGACTGTCCTTACCTGTTAAATCTGTTTGAAGATTTGCTAGTGGAAATATAGTTAGGCTCTTTTGAGGTTTGATTTGTCAAGATGCCTCAACAGATGCTCAGCCATCCCGCAATTTCTGGAATTTGTCATCTTGATTTTCTAGAGTCCAATGCTGTATATTGTCCGAGTTGTGCTGTGGACCTGGCCTGCTTTAGTTCATTTTTCTTTGTCCATTTAGACATGCTATATGCACAGTGGATTAAtatcgtaattttttattatatccagATTCAAAATATATGCTAACTTATTATCAAGTTTTGCAttgttaaagtttttttaatcttttatggTGTTTTTTTGACAGGATTTCAGTTTTTGAAGAGCTTTACAAGCTCATGGCGCAGCTGGACTTGATGGTAACTTTTCATTTCTTTGGAGTCCGTCAATTGAGCTTTATCTTTTAGTATTTGTCAagtgataatataaataaagagtATTAATCTTTCGAAATGTTCTTACATTTGGTTTTTGTGGTGTATTTTGCACGTATCATCTGTTAGATTGGCATTTTCTGGTTCGAACTTTCATATTCTACTTTTGCAGGCAGACTTTTCTGAATTCTCATGCTtctatgattttgttttcttcatgtGCCGTGAGAACGGTCAGAAGAATATCAGtaagttttatcatatattattggGTAAATAGTGGTTTCTAGCAGTTTCGCCTTTGAATGATGATTTATGATACATAGGCTATTGTTATAAAActtataatgaattttgttgCAGATTGTTGTTGACCctttctttttgttgaaatgattTACAGCTGTAAGCAAAGCAGTTACTGCCTGGAGGTTAGTTTTAGCAGGCAGGTTTCGCTTACTTAATCAGTGGTGCAGCTTTGTTGAGGTATATGATTTAATTCAAGCTAACCAGGGCTTGAGACCCATCATGATCATTtcatttgattgagattttgtataattattagTTTAGTTAATAATAGGGAAGGCAGCTAGAACTAGAGTTGTTAGTTTATGTAATTCAGTCACAAATTTCTTGCAAAAATTCTTTAGATTGTCTTTTTTAGTTAGGTACAATTTCTTTGCTTCATGGTTGGGATGCTTCCTCAATAGCCTTCTTGATCATTCCATTACCATATGAGCAAATTTAtacttgtttgtattttagAAACTTGCAGTTGGTGGTCTTTCTTTTATCTGTTGTTCTTTAGGTTTGTTGGGTTTCATGCTTAAaatatgcttttatttttttaataggtGAATGTGCTTATATATAGTGTGCCATTTTGTGTGCATATCTATGTCAGTGACTTGAGACAATAGGTGTCTCACTTTTTGAGCACAGCACCACTCAACTTCACAATATAACTTCAGAATAATTATGCATTCGTTAAAGCATGTAATTCTTACTCCTTGTAGAAAAATCAGCGACACAACATCTCTGAGGATACTTGGCAGCAAGTTTTAGCGTTCAGTCATTGTGTACACGAAAATTTGGAAGGGTATGATCCTGAAGGTATTAATATCTCCATGTATGTGTCAATAAACTAAGCCTTGGTTTGTAGGTCTTGGTAGATGATTTAACTTCTCAAATATGGGTTCAtggttttatcttttatattataaccCAAATTACGAGGTTTTCAGGAAAGCTGGCATGTTAAATCTATGATATGATCAGCCTCTTGTCTTCTTAGGTCAGATTAGAGGTGGCTTGGAAAATCTTGAATTTTACATCAATATTATTATCTGTCTTCCTATGCTTATGCTTTCATTTAATGTAATGTGTTCTTGACTGAAATATATGTGAATTGGAGTTCAACTGCTTATCATCATCTGAGGTTATGCTTATATTTTGTTGATTGTTCGTATTTACCCAGGT
The genomic region above belongs to Mangifera indica cultivar Alphonso chromosome 15, CATAS_Mindica_2.1, whole genome shotgun sequence and contains:
- the LOC123197400 gene encoding defective in cullin neddylation protein AAR3 isoform X1; this encodes MDSTPVGRRFDILEIYRRYCDIKSQTVNAYEDEGYRQDEELQKTNFSREALSELLNLVVSAVHTGISVFEELYKLMAQLDLMADFSEFSCFYDFVFFMCRENGQKNITVSKAVTAWRLVLAGRFRLLNQWCSFVEKNQRHNISEDTWQQVLAFSHCVHENLEGYDPEGAWPVLIDDFVEHMYRVLGSNERSNLFCSCGVSESQLYVYEDPLPGLKNFPGLKRKSSDLQQDEMDSSEDCFPDFTDLNHMLTPKRSRLVAQRTLDQEDNPPGDDCMEIAKQSSPLGSSKSPCGIEGSLSKGFAGLFSTFLSAI
- the LOC123197277 gene encoding uncharacterized protein At5g19025, whose protein sequence is MFYMPNSISLCNSIDQSLRMANCMSSSDFNPKSRQKKIPSPQNCSKAPPCEGSRFRSAVIDVVILLAVITACGFLLFPYVKVVISTSLEVFVPVFYLVKEEVISNPIIYASIGLSVCCVAIAAWIVILCTTRKCGNPNCKGLRKAAEFDIQLETEECVKNSDALVKESGGGAAGGVKKGLFELPRDHHKELEAELKKMAPPNGRAVLIFRARCGCSVGRLEVPGLKKHKKIKK
- the LOC123197400 gene encoding defective in cullin neddylation protein AAR3 isoform X2; the protein is MDSTPVGRRFDILEIYRRYCDIKSQTVNAYEDEGYRQDEELQKTNFSREALSELLNLVVSAVHTGISVFEELYKLMAQLDLMADFSEFSCFYDFVFFMCRENGQKNITVSKAVTAWRLVLAGRFRLLNQWCSFVEKNQRHNISEDTWQQVLAFSHCVHENLEGYDPEGAWPVLIDDFVEHMYRVLGSNERSNLFCSCGVSESQLYVYEDPLPEFPWFKEEVF